One Xylanivirga thermophila genomic window, TAAATTTTCGGTGGCGATGGCGAAGGGGAAACACCTGTACCCATTCCGAACACAGCAGTTAAGCCCTTCAGCGCCGATGGTACTTGGGAGGAGACTCCCTGGGAGAGTAGGACGCTGCCGGATTCTACATATTAAAAGGAGACTTGGTGCAGAAATTTGTGCTGAGTCTCCTTTTTTAATTATAAATTATAGGAGTTGGAAGAACAATATAGTTATGATCTGTAAATTTATATAATTAGGAGTGAAAATATTTTATATGGGATTTGAAAATTTAGGTTTAAGCAAGAATGTAATGAAGGCTATAGATGACATGGGTTTTGAAGAGCCTTCGAAGATACAGTCAGAGATAATACCAATAGTTTTAAAAGGCTTTGATGTAATTGGTCATGCGCAGACGGGAACAGGTAAGACATTTGCCTTTGGTGCACCGATTTTGAGCAAGCTTGATAGACCAAGGGATAGAATAAGTACATTGATTCTTACACCCACAAGGGAGTTGGCAATCCAAGTAAATGACGAATTGGTGCGTATAGCCCAACATACAAGGGTTAGATTGTTACCTGTATATGGAGGTCAGCCTATAGATAGGCAGATGAGGGCATTAAAAAAAGGCGTAGATATTGTTGTTGGCACCCCAGGAAGGATCTTGGACCTTATAAGGAGGAAAAAACTAGATCTTGGGGGCATAAGTTTTCTTGTAGTCGATGAAGCTGATGAAATGCTTAATATGGGATTTATTGATGATATAGAAGAAATAATAAGAAACTGCAATGCTATGAGGCAAACCATGCTTTTTTCTGCCACCATGCCTGATGAAATTATTAAGCTTTCCAAGAAATATATGAAGGCGGATACAAAGCGTATATCAATAGTAAAAAACACTATGACAGTGTCTACCGTAAGTCAATACTATTATGAAATAAGAAATCAGGATCGTTTTGAGTCGCTGTGCAGGATAATAGATGTTGAAGCACCTTCTACTGCCATTATATTCTGTAAAACTAAAAAAGGTGTGGACAATTTAGTGGAATCCATGCAAGGTAGAGGTTATAATGTGGAAGGTATGCATGGGGATATGAATCAAAATCAAAGGATCAACACTTTAAAGAAATTCAAGGCAGGTAGTATTGAATTTTTAGTTGCTACGGATGTAGCGGCAAGGGGATTGGATGTTGAAAATGTTTCACACGTAATAAATTATGATCTTCCCCAGGATGTGGAGTCATATGTCCATAGAATTGGTAGAACTGGACGGGCTAATAAGGAAGGTATAGCTTATACATTGGTTACTGCAAGGGAATATATGGCACTTAAACAGATAGAAAAGGCTACAAAGGGTAAGATAAGACGTAAAGAACTTCCTACACTAGATGAAATATTTTATGCAAAATATAATGATATTCTAACCCGGGTGAAAGAAACATTAGAGCATGAAGAATATAAGAGATTTGTTCCACTTGCTGCAGAGCTTGATGATGAATTTAATCTGGTGGAAGTTGCTGCGGCTTTAATGCACATGATTTATGACAAAGAGGGGGGATACAAATACTCAGAGGACAATTTAAATGCACATAAAAGATATACAAGATTATTTTTGACAGTAGGCAGAAAGGATAAGGTAAATCCTAGGTTGTTGCTCCAGTTCCTTAAGGACAAAGGGAATGTAAACAGGGAGGATGTCGGTGATATAGACATATTAGATAAGTTTACATTTATGGATGTATCCGAAAATGAAGCTAAAAATGTGTTAAAACGCTGTTCAGGAAAAAAACTTTGCGGCAGGAAGGTTAAGATTGCTGTATCCAACTCTAAAAGGTAAATATGTTGGAAAGGGACTCGATGCAGATGGTGTATCCGGTCTCTTTTAGTTTATATACATATACTTTTCTTTTTGTACAAGCTCAGTATTATGGATAAAAATTTTGTTTTAAGTATTATATGTAATATGTTAAAATTATAATAAATATATTATTAGGTAATAAAATTTTATGTGTATGCAGAAAGGAGCAATTATGGATTTAGTATTAATTTTATTACCACCTATTTTAATGATTTTGGATTATAGCCTTACTATGAAATCGGCAAATATGGTAAAAGGTAAGTATTCGGAACATTTTTCAGTGGAACAGTTTGAACTAAATCCTGTATGGCAAGAGGATGTATCCAAGGCAAAAAAGTTTAATATTAAGCATCTAATAATGGTATTAATTGCAGCTGGATTAGCCTATAGTGTAGTTAAACTGTCTATTTTTGATGAATGGTCTTCTTATTTTGTACTTGGTATAATAATCATACCTTATGCTACCATTGTGGGACGGCATATAAGCAATATATTAACCTTTAAATATGTGGAGAATTATTCTGATACATTACATGGCAAGTTGATAGTTGATTACATATATACATTAAAGCTTTCTCAGCATATGTTAATAGGTAATATTTTTGTGCTTTCTATTATCTATATCTGCACTTTTTCATCCTTTATATTAGGTGGGA contains:
- a CDS encoding DEAD/DEAH box helicase, yielding MGFENLGLSKNVMKAIDDMGFEEPSKIQSEIIPIVLKGFDVIGHAQTGTGKTFAFGAPILSKLDRPRDRISTLILTPTRELAIQVNDELVRIAQHTRVRLLPVYGGQPIDRQMRALKKGVDIVVGTPGRILDLIRRKKLDLGGISFLVVDEADEMLNMGFIDDIEEIIRNCNAMRQTMLFSATMPDEIIKLSKKYMKADTKRISIVKNTMTVSTVSQYYYEIRNQDRFESLCRIIDVEAPSTAIIFCKTKKGVDNLVESMQGRGYNVEGMHGDMNQNQRINTLKKFKAGSIEFLVATDVAARGLDVENVSHVINYDLPQDVESYVHRIGRTGRANKEGIAYTLVTAREYMALKQIEKATKGKIRRKELPTLDEIFYAKYNDILTRVKETLEHEEYKRFVPLAAELDDEFNLVEVAAALMHMIYDKEGGYKYSEDNLNAHKRYTRLFLTVGRKDKVNPRLLLQFLKDKGNVNREDVGDIDILDKFTFMDVSENEAKNVLKRCSGKKLCGRKVKIAVSNSKR